One part of the Orenia metallireducens genome encodes these proteins:
- a CDS encoding glycoside hydrolase family 3 protein has product MHLFFSLTLILITLIIGCRNNDELTLEKSIYSDPNIEIEARVDDLLSKMTLEEKIGQMVQAERNGIEEGDIKKYKLGSLLSGGGSVPKGNTPKAWVDMYNKFQAEALSTRLTIPLVYGVDAVHGHNNVKGATIFPHNIGLGATFDADLVERVAQITAKEVAATGLDWDFAPCVAVSRDERWGRAYESFGESPELQELLAGAYIRGLQGPNAEMGGKYVIATAKHFIGDGGTDWGTGDAGYIIDRGDLTIDEKSLRAIHLPGYIKAIEENVGTIMASFSSYQGKKMHAHKYLLTDLLKGELGFEGYIISDWEAMNEIAAPTYYDKIVKSVNAGVDMFMEPYRWKELIDVMKKAVDNGDVSIARVDDAVRRILRIKFKAGLFENPLADSEVLNEGSFGSKEHREIAREAVRKSLVLLKNKGNILPLTKDYKVYVSGSNADDIGNQSGGLTIEWQGRSGNITSGTTILDGIKEAIKGHGEVVDDISKADVAIAVIGERPYAEGKGDDGELSLGYQDLLTLQEIKESGKPVVVIMVSGRPLIISDYIDDWDAFVVAWLPGSEGQGVADLIFGDYNFTGKLPVSWPRSIDQLPININDKDYNPLFEYGYGLEMDLED; this is encoded by the coding sequence ATGCATCTTTTTTTTAGTTTAACTTTGATTTTAATTACTTTAATTATAGGGTGTAGGAATAATGATGAATTAACTTTAGAGAAGAGCATTTATAGCGACCCTAATATTGAAATTGAAGCTAGAGTGGATGATTTACTCAGCAAAATGACCTTAGAAGAGAAGATAGGGCAGATGGTTCAAGCTGAGAGAAATGGAATTGAAGAAGGAGATATAAAGAAATATAAGCTTGGGTCACTTTTAAGTGGAGGTGGGTCAGTTCCAAAAGGGAATACACCTAAAGCTTGGGTAGATATGTATAATAAGTTCCAAGCTGAAGCATTAAGTACTAGACTGACTATTCCTCTGGTCTATGGAGTGGATGCAGTTCATGGACATAATAATGTTAAAGGGGCAACTATCTTTCCTCATAATATTGGATTAGGTGCTACTTTTGATGCTGACTTGGTAGAAAGGGTTGCCCAGATAACTGCTAAAGAGGTTGCAGCTACTGGTCTAGATTGGGACTTTGCACCTTGTGTTGCTGTTTCTCGTGATGAACGATGGGGGAGAGCCTATGAAAGTTTTGGAGAATCACCAGAATTACAAGAGCTTTTAGCAGGAGCCTATATAAGAGGATTACAAGGTCCAAATGCTGAGATGGGTGGGAAGTATGTTATTGCAACAGCCAAACACTTTATTGGTGATGGTGGAACTGATTGGGGCACAGGTGATGCGGGTTATATAATTGATAGAGGAGATCTAACCATTGATGAAAAGAGTTTACGAGCAATTCATCTGCCTGGCTATATTAAAGCTATCGAAGAGAATGTAGGAACGATAATGGCTTCTTTTAGTAGCTATCAGGGTAAGAAAATGCATGCTCATAAGTATCTATTAACGGATTTATTAAAAGGTGAGCTTGGTTTTGAAGGATATATTATCTCTGACTGGGAAGCTATGAATGAAATCGCTGCTCCTACTTATTATGATAAGATAGTCAAGTCAGTAAATGCTGGTGTTGATATGTTTATGGAGCCCTATAGATGGAAAGAGCTTATTGATGTTATGAAGAAGGCAGTTGATAATGGAGATGTGAGTATAGCAAGAGTTGATGATGCTGTCAGAAGGATTTTAAGAATTAAGTTTAAAGCTGGTTTATTCGAGAATCCATTGGCAGATAGTGAAGTATTAAATGAAGGTAGCTTTGGTTCCAAGGAGCATAGAGAGATAGCTAGAGAGGCTGTCAGAAAATCACTAGTTCTACTAAAGAATAAGGGTAATATATTACCTTTAACTAAAGATTATAAGGTTTATGTATCAGGTTCTAATGCTGATGATATAGGTAATCAATCAGGAGGTTTGACTATTGAGTGGCAAGGTAGAAGTGGTAATATTACTTCTGGAACTACAATCTTAGATGGTATAAAAGAAGCGATTAAAGGTCATGGAGAAGTGGTAGATGATATAAGTAAAGCAGATGTAGCTATAGCTGTAATTGGGGAAAGACCTTATGCTGAAGGCAAGGGAGATGATGGAGAGTTATCCCTTGGCTATCAAGATCTTCTTACTCTGCAAGAAATCAAGGAATCAGGAAAACCTGTAGTAGTGATTATGGTATCAGGTAGACCATTAATCATTAGTGATTATATTGATGACTGGGATGCCTTTGTGGTAGCCTGGTTGCCAGGAAGTGAAGGCCAAGGGGTAGCTGATCTAATCTTTGGCGATTATAATTTCACAGGTAAATTACCTGTATCTTGGCCAAGAAGTATTGATCAACTCCCTATTAATATAAATGATAAAGATTATAATCCATTATTTGAATATGGGTATGGATTAGAGATGGATTTAGAAGATTAA
- a CDS encoding glycoside hydrolase family 5 protein produces the protein MNDSFIQVSGEDLVYQGEKIRLRGFGLGTWMNMEHFMTGLPGNDQQKRAAFAEVYDQDKAEELFDKYLSNFITEDDFIFLKELGINLLRLSFSYRHFEDDQRPGEYKQGAFKHLDRVLSLCKKYNIYAILDLHTAPGGQNPDFHSDNNLGVSYFWQNASLRKRVVNLWRFIADYYKDNRYIAGYDLLNEPVFVPDAKVFNDFFDQVIGAIREVDNNHILFLEGDSWAQDFSKFELPKDKQIAYSFHFYPQYSLTEAYPAPVKVKEIKADLEGLINRLREKFQRPLWCGETGTVFSKYEIAYAKNLVKVTLDILEENNVSWTLWSYKDAQAMGLVYPKDETLWMGLVKSCSWNLKDEKEQSKDVFNFLEEKGYVEVMSEEMKFKLDFRLRAMLQEIYVEQKLKPLLSDIPWGDMESYPKSFLWENCSYYEEIATLVKRYTFK, from the coding sequence ATGAATGATTCTTTTATTCAAGTATCAGGAGAAGATTTAGTTTATCAAGGAGAAAAGATAAGGCTAAGAGGTTTTGGTTTAGGAACATGGATGAATATGGAGCACTTTATGACTGGATTACCCGGAAATGACCAACAAAAAAGAGCAGCCTTTGCTGAAGTATATGATCAGGATAAAGCAGAGGAACTATTTGATAAATATCTCAGTAATTTTATCACAGAGGATGATTTTATCTTTTTAAAGGAGCTAGGAATTAATCTTCTTAGGTTATCATTTAGCTATCGCCACTTTGAGGATGACCAAAGACCTGGAGAGTATAAGCAAGGTGCTTTTAAACATTTAGATAGGGTATTAAGTCTTTGTAAGAAGTATAATATTTATGCAATTTTAGATTTACATACTGCACCTGGAGGTCAGAATCCTGATTTTCATTCAGATAATAACTTAGGAGTCTCATATTTCTGGCAGAATGCTTCTTTACGTAAGAGGGTAGTGAACTTATGGAGATTTATAGCTGATTATTATAAGGATAATCGATATATTGCCGGCTATGACTTGCTTAATGAACCTGTATTTGTACCTGATGCTAAGGTCTTTAATGATTTTTTTGATCAAGTTATTGGAGCCATTAGGGAGGTTGATAATAATCACATCTTATTTTTGGAAGGGGATAGTTGGGCTCAAGATTTTAGTAAGTTTGAGCTACCAAAGGATAAGCAGATTGCTTATTCATTCCATTTTTATCCTCAGTATTCATTAACAGAAGCTTATCCTGCTCCTGTAAAGGTCAAAGAGATAAAAGCTGACCTTGAAGGTTTAATAAATAGATTAAGAGAGAAGTTTCAAAGACCACTATGGTGTGGTGAAACTGGTACTGTTTTCAGTAAATATGAAATTGCTTATGCCAAGAATTTAGTAAAGGTGACTTTAGATATATTAGAAGAGAATAATGTATCTTGGACTTTATGGTCTTATAAGGATGCTCAGGCTATGGGGTTGGTTTATCCAAAAGATGAGACTTTATGGATGGGATTGGTTAAAAGTTGTAGTTGGAATCTAAAGGATGAAAAGGAGCAGTCTAAAGACGTCTTTAATTTCTTAGAAGAAAAAGGTTATGTAGAAGTAATGTCTGAAGAGATGAAGTTTAAATTAGATTTTAGGTTAAGAGCTATGTTACAGGAGATTTATGTAGAACAGAAGCTAAAACCATTATTAAGTGATATTCCTTGGGGAGATATGGAATCTTATCCAAAGTCTTTCTTATGGGAAAATTGTAGTTATTATGAGGAGATAGCTACTTTAGTTAAGAGATATACTTTTAAATAG
- a CDS encoding type II secretion system protein GspK has product MKPMYKGNQGYALIIVLWSMVILSIIFVNLVDEIHLTSLLLRNNLDSQNAYQTLVSGFTLGVNELKADNNNHDNKEDQWVKAIEGELNNFKYRVKIEDIGSKLNINYLSVEDLQNLNWWDKEVEGYFKERLIPELILLKEIIGDDYSKVEEVFTTYGAFNLNNNSLERLKVLMDFLDIDQFESQLILNFLDKKRKEKGIVSKINDLQVLYLQGLSMSTLDKLKNYISTQGSININFASSETLELLFKILKVNRADRIKILEANRRGNIKKISQLKISNQAIKSYFTTESRYFLIEVQCYNLSGKKVKELRSTVKRVRNDKNQWEIKILRWSEK; this is encoded by the coding sequence ATGAAACCAATGTATAAAGGAAACCAAGGATATGCCTTGATAATAGTCTTATGGTCTATGGTTATTCTCAGTATTATTTTTGTCAACTTAGTAGACGAAATTCATTTAACTAGTTTATTACTTAGGAATAATCTAGATAGCCAAAATGCTTATCAAACTTTAGTTTCAGGATTTACATTAGGAGTTAATGAATTGAAGGCTGATAATAATAATCATGATAATAAAGAGGATCAATGGGTTAAAGCAATAGAAGGAGAACTAAATAACTTTAAATATCGAGTAAAAATCGAAGATATAGGAAGTAAATTAAATATTAATTACCTATCAGTAGAAGATTTACAGAACCTTAATTGGTGGGATAAAGAGGTAGAAGGATATTTTAAAGAGAGGTTAATTCCAGAATTAATACTTTTAAAGGAAATTATAGGTGATGATTATTCCAAAGTTGAAGAGGTTTTTACTACCTATGGAGCTTTTAACTTAAATAATAATAGTTTAGAAAGACTAAAGGTACTGATGGATTTTTTAGATATAGATCAGTTTGAAAGTCAATTAATCCTTAATTTTTTAGATAAAAAACGGAAGGAAAAAGGTATTGTTAGTAAGATTAATGACTTACAGGTTCTTTATTTACAAGGGCTTAGTATGAGCACATTAGATAAGCTAAAGAATTATATTAGTACACAAGGGAGTATTAATATTAATTTTGCTTCATCAGAAACTTTGGAGCTATTATTTAAGATATTAAAGGTAAATAGGGCTGATAGAATTAAAATATTAGAGGCAAATAGAAGGGGTAATATCAAAAAGATATCCCAACTGAAGATTTCAAATCAAGCTATTAAAAGTTATTTTACTACTGAGTCAAGATACTTTTTGATAGAAGTCCAATGCTATAATTTAAGCGGTAAGAAGGTGAAAGAGTTAAGAAGTACAGTAAAAAGAGTAAGAAATGATAAAAACCAATGGGAGATAAAGATATTAAGATGGTCTGAGAAGTAA
- a CDS encoding GspE/PulE family protein — protein MDYENLVEKIDIKSITNFPKEILKEYNLLPIKNDSAKVMFITDKRPPLNIIDDLRVYSNSQIEFRLIATALIKVLIGEYLEAPLDTVEGMLSDFKENELDEYINLNLDSKIENLEELANEAPIIRLVNTIITTGLKRGASDIHLEPFEDKIKIRYRIDGYLYEEPAPPKSLFPAIVTRIKIISNLDIAERRLPQDGRVRIKVLGRELDVRISIIPNLYGESIVLRLLDRAEILLELDNLGFNQDLMRDYSDLISYSNGIILVTGPTGSGKTTTLYATLNHLNSSEKKIVTIEDPVEYQIDGINQIQVKPEIDFTFANGLRAILRHDPDIVMVGEIRDVETAKIAIQAALTGHLVFATLHTNDAVGAVTRLIEMGIEHYLLASALRGIMAQRLVRVLCPECKKEYYPNEEELGALAGELERVYLAQGCDKCNQIAFKGRTSIYELLIFDEELKSLLTHQKGVSEVRNAVKKKGIKSLFEDGVEKVKAGITTLDEVFRATKN, from the coding sequence ATGGATTACGAAAATTTAGTTGAGAAGATTGATATAAAATCAATAACCAATTTCCCCAAGGAGATATTAAAGGAATATAATTTACTTCCAATAAAGAATGATAGTGCTAAGGTGATGTTTATAACTGACAAAAGACCTCCATTAAATATTATCGATGATTTAAGAGTCTATTCTAATTCTCAAATAGAATTTAGATTAATAGCTACTGCTTTAATAAAGGTTTTAATTGGTGAGTATTTGGAGGCTCCTTTAGATACAGTAGAAGGTATGCTAAGTGATTTTAAAGAGAATGAGTTAGATGAATATATCAACCTTAATCTAGACTCTAAAATTGAAAATCTAGAAGAATTGGCTAATGAGGCTCCAATTATTCGTTTAGTTAATACTATTATTACTACTGGCTTGAAGAGAGGGGCTAGTGATATTCATCTTGAACCCTTTGAAGACAAGATCAAGATTAGATATAGAATTGATGGTTACCTATATGAAGAACCCGCTCCACCTAAGAGTCTTTTTCCAGCAATTGTGACTAGAATTAAGATTATATCTAATTTGGATATTGCTGAACGTAGATTACCCCAAGATGGAAGAGTTAGAATTAAGGTCTTGGGAAGGGAGCTAGATGTAAGAATCTCTATTATTCCTAATCTATATGGTGAGAGTATAGTCTTGAGGTTATTAGATAGGGCTGAGATATTATTAGAGCTTGATAACTTAGGTTTTAATCAAGATTTAATGAGAGATTATAGTGATTTAATCAGTTACTCTAATGGAATCATTCTAGTCACAGGTCCTACTGGAAGTGGAAAGACAACTACCTTGTATGCTACATTAAATCATCTTAATTCTTCAGAAAAGAAGATAGTTACTATTGAAGATCCAGTAGAATACCAAATAGATGGTATCAATCAGATTCAAGTAAAGCCAGAGATAGATTTCACCTTTGCTAATGGATTAAGGGCAATCTTGCGCCATGATCCTGATATTGTAATGGTAGGAGAGATTCGTGATGTGGAGACTGCTAAGATAGCAATTCAAGCTGCTTTAACAGGACACCTAGTTTTTGCTACTTTGCATACCAATGATGCAGTTGGAGCAGTTACCCGTTTAATAGAGATGGGGATTGAGCATTATCTCTTAGCTTCAGCCCTAAGAGGAATTATGGCACAAAGACTAGTTAGAGTATTATGCCCTGAATGTAAGAAAGAGTACTATCCTAATGAAGAAGAGTTGGGAGCTCTTGCTGGAGAGCTTGAGAGGGTCTATCTTGCTCAAGGATGTGATAAGTGTAACCAAATCGCTTTTAAAGGCAGAACCAGTATTTATGAATTGCTAATCTTTGATGAAGAGCTAAAATCTCTGTTAACTCACCAGAAAGGGGTTAGTGAGGTTAGAAATGCAGTTAAGAAAAAAGGGATAAAGAGTTTATTTGAAGATGGGGTAGAGAAGGTTAAAGCTGGAATTACTACTCTTGATGAAGTATTTAGAGCAACTAAAAATTAA
- a CDS encoding type II secretion system F family protein — protein MAQFTYKAINQDTGQTVEGIIDADNSTIALEKIEAKNLSPFSLEEGTKVEIKDTTSLFINKENNLILFTSQLANLLKSGIQLGEALGITQRLIKEGKFKEIIVNLNKSLKGGKHFAEALSDYPNYFSDSYISMIKAGEEGGFLDLSCQRLAQDLEDHSELKSFIISSLIYPMILLLVALLAILVMITYVLPKFSMIYGKYGKSLPFSTKLLLDISQFISSNGLIIAIITLVTGLGIWQYYQSENGKKRLDQFILKIPILGSLITDLTIVKITRSIGSMLINGVSLIKALEVSRYLTNNSLFRRAIVKSITQVQRGNALSEALAKTEVFPEIVIYMIGVGEETGRLGTMLVQISENFEKNSRKKIEKLMKAFEPLVIFFMGLIIGLIVISMLLPILGVNNISI, from the coding sequence ATGGCTCAATTCACTTACAAAGCCATCAATCAGGATACTGGTCAAACAGTAGAGGGGATTATAGATGCTGATAATTCAACTATTGCTCTTGAAAAGATTGAAGCAAAGAATTTATCACCTTTTAGTTTGGAAGAAGGTACAAAGGTTGAGATCAAAGATACCACTTCTCTCTTTATTAATAAAGAGAATAACCTAATTTTATTTACAAGTCAATTGGCTAATCTCCTAAAGTCAGGTATCCAATTAGGAGAAGCATTGGGTATTACCCAGCGCTTAATCAAGGAAGGCAAGTTTAAAGAGATTATAGTTAATCTAAATAAATCGCTTAAAGGTGGAAAACACTTTGCAGAAGCTTTAAGTGATTATCCTAATTATTTTTCTGATAGCTATATCAGTATGATTAAAGCTGGAGAAGAAGGAGGATTTCTTGATTTAAGTTGCCAGCGTCTAGCTCAAGATCTAGAAGATCATAGTGAACTGAAATCCTTTATTATCTCTAGTTTGATCTATCCAATGATTTTATTGCTAGTGGCTTTACTAGCTATTTTAGTAATGATTACTTATGTCTTACCTAAGTTTTCGATGATCTATGGAAAGTACGGTAAAAGTTTACCTTTCTCAACTAAGTTATTGCTAGATATTAGCCAGTTTATCTCTAGTAATGGATTAATAATAGCAATTATTACATTAGTTACGGGTTTAGGTATCTGGCAGTATTACCAGAGTGAGAATGGTAAGAAAAGACTGGATCAATTTATTTTGAAGATACCTATACTAGGAAGTTTAATAACTGATCTGACTATAGTTAAGATAACTAGGAGTATAGGTAGTATGCTTATTAATGGTGTCTCCTTAATTAAGGCTTTAGAAGTAAGTAGGTATTTAACTAATAACTCTCTCTTTAGAAGAGCCATAGTTAAATCTATAACCCAAGTTCAAAGGGGAAATGCATTATCGGAGGCTTTAGCGAAGACAGAAGTTTTTCCAGAGATAGTGATTTATATGATAGGTGTTGGTGAAGAGACTGGTCGATTAGGTACTATGTTAGTACAGATATCTGAAAACTTTGAAAAGAATAGCCGCAAAAAAATTGAGAAATTAATGAAAGCTTTTGAGCCTTTAGTTATATTTTTTATGGGGCTGATTATTGGTCTTATAGTTATTTCGATGTTATTACCTATCTTAGGGGTTAATAATATCTCTATCTAA
- a CDS encoding pilus assembly FimT family protein, producing MTELSISKEEGFTLLELTIVIVLMGIVLAMVLPTFDLLFDSITGKSTERKIFNIVEKVRDQAIISNQEQTILVKDNKLIYRDNAGIEEVFNEGIKRIELKQVEDKKITFYPNRTNSGGVLRGVLANNQEFSLSINPLNGQLSLEE from the coding sequence ATGACTGAATTATCAATAAGTAAAGAAGAAGGGTTTACCTTATTAGAGTTAACGATTGTGATAGTCTTAATGGGGATAGTATTAGCTATGGTCTTACCTACTTTTGATCTATTATTTGATTCAATTACGGGAAAGAGTACAGAACGAAAGATATTCAATATAGTAGAGAAGGTAAGAGATCAAGCTATTATTAGTAATCAAGAACAGACAATATTGGTTAAGGATAATAAGTTGATTTATAGGGATAACGCTGGGATAGAAGAGGTATTTAATGAAGGAATCAAAAGGATTGAGTTAAAGCAGGTAGAGGATAAAAAGATTACTTTCTATCCAAACAGGACAAATTCAGGAGGAGTTTTAAGGGGAGTTTTAGCTAATAATCAAGAGTTTAGCTTAAGTATTAATCCTCTCAATGGACAGCTAAGCTTGGAGGAGTAA
- a CDS encoding type II secretion system protein: protein MNNEDGFTLLEVIIAMAILGIGFAILTQGFTEVNDGIEGNSNYNYISIWAESKISELTTKIELNNHGVFFYQNNEYKWWTVEKHLDKDLKELILYIGWQEDGIEKNYSIKRILIVED from the coding sequence ATGAACAATGAAGATGGATTTACCTTGTTAGAGGTTATAATAGCAATGGCTATTTTAGGTATCGGATTTGCTATTTTAACTCAAGGTTTTACAGAGGTCAATGATGGGATTGAAGGTAATAGCAATTATAATTATATTTCTATCTGGGCAGAGAGTAAGATTAGTGAGTTGACCACTAAGATTGAATTGAATAATCATGGTGTCTTTTTTTATCAGAATAATGAATATAAGTGGTGGACTGTAGAGAAGCATCTTGATAAAGATTTAAAGGAGTTAATTTTATATATTGGTTGGCAAGAAGATGGTATAGAGAAGAACTATTCTATCAAAAGAATTCTTATTGTAGAAGATTAG
- a CDS encoding prepilin-type N-terminal cleavage/methylation domain-containing protein, with protein MQEEGFTLVEILIAITIASIILTSVFSFFNLGFSTWEKRKEDKALEQEWRVVDQFLKRDLHNLFTSDIYNNRFLGDYHGFEGIILTEKGLSKIRYQYNPAKNQLLRQVIDLEKDKLIEETLFLADINLRDLEFSFYDSKNQYWKSDWEYRANQGLPLAVKLELRGKDIELPALVIDIYIEQKY; from the coding sequence ATGCAAGAAGAAGGATTTACATTAGTAGAGATTTTAATAGCTATTACAATTGCAAGTATTATTCTGACTTCTGTCTTCTCTTTTTTTAATTTGGGCTTCTCTACTTGGGAGAAGAGGAAAGAAGATAAAGCATTGGAGCAGGAATGGAGAGTAGTTGACCAATTTTTAAAGAGAGATCTACATAATCTATTTACATCAGATATATATAATAACCGGTTTTTAGGAGATTATCATGGTTTTGAAGGAATAATTTTGACAGAAAAGGGTTTAAGCAAAATCAGATATCAGTATAATCCTGCTAAGAATCAGTTACTGAGACAAGTGATTGATTTAGAGAAGGATAAGTTAATAGAAGAGACCCTTTTTTTGGCTGATATTAATTTAAGGGATTTAGAATTTTCTTTTTATGATTCTAAAAATCAGTATTGGAAGAGTGATTGGGAGTATAGAGCTAATCAAGGTCTGCCTTTAGCTGTAAAATTAGAACTAAGAGGTAAAGATATAGAGTTGCCTGCTCTAGTTATTGATATTTATATAGAACAGAAATATTAA
- a CDS encoding secretin and TonB N-terminal domain-containing protein, with product MSNKKRLISLILAFAIIIFSAQVIAEEELVTLQVRDGEIKDVLVMLTDQSRMNLVPDETVEGRVTLNLTDVKLKDALETLTIAYGYKFEKINDNTYLVSKKEFEQPLEVEVKDNLLSIHISNGEIRSILKEIAQQAEINIIMDNSVKGRVSIDLDNVPLKEGLMNLLEVNGFALSEHNQIYRVIKVGESNSRRNLAISVIDEQVSIDVEQADISEVLRTIAKLSGKDMALYGGVRERIDLKIEDRSIEEAIEIILSGTRFTYSKVNDIYLIGDKSVSSPTSSLFTTDALIPLRYLEAEQVPKLLPNSLASTNVKVFKEQNAILVTGTEDDLKDLKKFIAKIDQKIPQIVVEALILDISHNEGESPQAKLGIDYDDERTLFDSVSGFLNYKSVLELPKDFYVTLQSLVNAGQVTVKANPNITTLNGQQARINVDTVEYYQVVKRDDDDEETIDYQSINTGVTLDVTPWVSSTGEITLKLNPTVSNPGTRPKSGPPNVNSREITTTVRVKDGETIVLGGLIRDESTTTESKVPILGDIPLLGKLFRSSSNELKQTELVIYITPHVLDEDNMEVEQKKQEMLDKVEEEMEKGEKLINKD from the coding sequence ATGTCGAATAAGAAAAGATTAATAAGTTTGATACTAGCATTTGCTATCATCATATTTTCAGCTCAAGTTATTGCTGAAGAAGAGTTGGTTACTTTACAAGTAAGGGATGGAGAGATTAAAGATGTATTGGTAATGCTAACAGATCAAAGTAGAATGAATTTGGTCCCTGATGAGACGGTAGAAGGAAGGGTTACTCTAAATTTAACAGATGTTAAGTTAAAGGATGCTCTAGAGACGTTGACTATAGCTTATGGCTATAAGTTTGAAAAGATAAATGATAATACCTATTTAGTCAGTAAGAAGGAGTTTGAGCAACCCTTAGAGGTTGAGGTAAAAGATAATTTGTTATCTATCCATATCAGTAATGGAGAGATTAGAAGTATATTAAAGGAGATTGCTCAGCAAGCAGAGATTAATATTATTATGGATAATTCAGTCAAGGGGCGAGTCTCTATTGATTTAGATAATGTTCCTTTAAAAGAAGGATTGATGAATCTTTTAGAGGTTAATGGCTTTGCTTTAAGTGAACATAATCAAATCTATCGGGTGATTAAGGTTGGTGAGAGTAATTCTAGAAGAAACTTAGCTATTTCAGTAATCGATGAACAGGTAAGTATCGATGTGGAGCAGGCTGATATTAGTGAGGTTTTGCGGACTATTGCTAAGTTAAGTGGGAAGGATATGGCTCTATATGGTGGGGTTCGAGAGAGAATTGACCTTAAGATAGAAGACCGTTCTATTGAGGAAGCCATTGAGATTATCTTATCGGGAACACGCTTTACTTATAGTAAAGTCAATGATATCTATTTAATTGGGGATAAGAGTGTTAGTAGCCCTACATCCTCTTTATTTACTACAGATGCTTTAATTCCCTTGCGTTATTTAGAGGCTGAGCAGGTACCGAAGTTATTACCAAATAGTTTAGCTAGCACCAATGTAAAGGTCTTTAAAGAGCAGAATGCTATCTTGGTAACAGGGACTGAAGATGATCTTAAGGATTTAAAGAAATTTATTGCTAAGATCGATCAGAAGATTCCCCAAATTGTGGTGGAAGCATTAATTTTAGATATATCCCATAATGAAGGTGAAAGTCCACAAGCAAAGTTGGGTATCGATTATGATGATGAAAGAACTCTATTTGATAGTGTATCAGGGTTTTTAAATTATAAGTCAGTCTTAGAGTTACCCAAGGACTTTTATGTAACTTTACAGTCCCTTGTAAATGCAGGACAGGTTACTGTTAAGGCAAATCCTAATATTACCACCTTAAATGGTCAACAGGCAAGGATTAATGTAGATACAGTTGAGTATTATCAGGTGGTTAAGAGAGATGATGATGATGAAGAGACTATAGATTATCAGAGTATTAATACTGGGGTTACCTTAGATGTTACCCCATGGGTCAGTAGTACTGGAGAGATTACCTTGAAGTTGAATCCAACTGTCAGTAATCCAGGTACACGTCCAAAATCTGGTCCTCCTAATGTTAATAGTAGAGAGATTACTACTACCGTTAGAGTCAAAGATGGAGAGACGATTGTATTAGGAGGACTGATTAGAGATGAGAGTACTACTACTGAATCCAAAGTACCTATCTTAGGGGATATTCCATTATTAGGTAAACTATTTAGGAGTAGCAGTAATGAGTTGAAGCAGACAGAGCTAGTAATCTATATTACTCCTCATGTACTTGATGAAGATAATATGGAGGTAGAACAGAAGAAGCAAGAGATGTTAGATAAAGTAGAGGAAGAGATGGAGAAGGGAGAAAAATTGATAAATAAAGATTAG